The DNA window AGCTGCCGTCCTACATCCTGCCCGTGTTTCCGGCGCTGGCGCTGATGATCGGCAACCATTTCGCCCATGCCCAGCGCGGAGTCTTGCGCTGGCAGTTCGCGCTCTACGGTTTCATCTCGCTGGCCGCCGCCGCGGGCTTGACCCAGCTTTGGCGCGCGGGCAACGCGGTGACGCCAGGCACGCTGTATCAACAATTTGGCTGGTGGCTGGAAATCACAGCGCTACTGGGCATCGTCGGCAGCGCACTGGCCTGGCGCTGGGAGACGGACGGGCGCCGCAGCGCTGCCGTGCTGGCTCTGGCCATCAGCATGTTTCTCGGCTTCACGGTGGCGTCGCAGGGGTTTCAGATTCTTGGGCGCACGGCATCGACCAAGGACGTGGTCGCCGCCATCCGGCCGTGGCTTCATGCCGGCCAGCCGTTCTACGTCGTGGGTACTTATGACCAGACGCTGCCGTTCTACTTGCGCCGTACCGTGACGGTGGTGGAGTACCAGGGCGAGCTGCACTTCGGCATCACGCAGCAACCGCAATTGTGGGTCCCCACCCTGGCCGACTTCGCCCAGCGATGGCAGCAGGACCGCCTGCCGCTGGCCTTCATGCCAGCCGGGCAGCTCGGCGCGCTGCGGGCCATGCACCTGCCGCTGCAAGTGATCGAGCAGACGCCGCGCTACGTGGTCATCGCCAAGCCGGGGCAGGACTATGGGACAGCCGCGCAAGCTGCTATCCCACGCTTGCCCGCCGCCTGGAATGCCCCACCCACGACCCCACCCACCGGAGCCAAGCCATGAGCGCCGTCACGTTCGCCCTGGTTCTCACCGGCGTGCTGCTGAATGCCGCCGCACAGTTGCTGCTCAAGGCCGGAGCTGAGACCGTCGGCCGCTTTTCCTTCAGCCTGGACAACATCTGGCGGGCAGGCTTGCATTTCGCACTGCAATGGCAAATCCTGCTGGCGCTAATGTTCTACGCGCTGTCGGTCGGCGTGTGGACTTTGGCGATGACCCGGGTACAGGTGTCCATCGCCTACCCCATGCTCTCGTTGGCCTATGTGGTCACGGCCTTCGCCGCCTGGTGGCTGTTCGGCGAGGCGCTGACGGCGCAGAAACTCATCGGCATCGCCATCATCATCGTCGGTGTGATTGTGGTTGCACGTTCCTGAGGGAGCCCGTCATGACCGAAGCTGATGTCCTGCCTTTCACCCGCCCCGACCTCGACGAGGCCACCATCGCCGGTGTGGTCGAGGTGCTGCGCTCGGGCTGGCTCACCACCGGGCCGTGGAATGCGAAGTTCGAGCAGGTGCTGTCGGAATTTTTCGGCGGCCGCACGGTGCGCGCCTTCAACTCCGGCACGGTCACCATGGAAGTGGCGCTGCGCATGCTGGGCGTGGGCCCGGGCGACGAAGTCATCACCACGCCGCTGTCCTGGGTGGCCACGGCCAATGTGGTGCTGGCGGTGGGCGCGCGGCCGGTGTTCGTCGACATCGACCCGGTCACGCGCAACTTCGACACCAGCGCCATCGAGGCCGCCATCACCCCCCGCACGAAGGTCATCCTGCCGGTGCATCTGGCCGGCCTGCCCTGCGATCTGGACGCCATTGGCGCCCTGGCCACACGCTACAAACTGCGGGTGCTGGAAGATGCGGCCCAGGCCATCGGCAGCACCTGGCGGGGCCGGCGCGTCGGCA is part of the Thiomonas sp. X19 genome and encodes:
- a CDS encoding EamA family transporter, whose amino-acid sequence is MSAVTFALVLTGVLLNAAAQLLLKAGAETVGRFSFSLDNIWRAGLHFALQWQILLALMFYALSVGVWTLAMTRVQVSIAYPMLSLAYVVTAFAAWWLFGEALTAQKLIGIAIIIVGVIVVARS